From Argopecten irradians isolate NY chromosome 12, Ai_NY, whole genome shotgun sequence, one genomic window encodes:
- the LOC138304603 gene encoding uncharacterized protein isoform X2, whose protein sequence is MASAGTSMVSWIFLSFCLDSVVSDCSYLSMHYDNETGTYREEILFRNCPRTEECCGNYTVRSCCPVASQKKSTDADNELHASSLLLIGISSSLVFIGIIAVICWRFVCISAYKEASDSHIRSRGRDTGDHRLTPVEQDDNVDRRRQDRRHMTTRARLLSKLRGAHRHGHGRDGHERHGHERHGHGHDGHGHGHDGHGHGHDGHGHGHGHHHRVHVADEYSTDYHPPAYTQEDTLHPASTLKYLAPPPYDGTAAEIDPPPAYTINITETGDTEHTCSRHVHINIHHGEENNET, encoded by the exons ATGGCGTCCGCCGGTACCAGTATGGTCTCGTGGATATTCCTTTCCTTCTGTCTCG ATTCAGTTGTTTCTGACTGTTCCTACCTTAGCATGCATTATGACAACGAGACGGGGACATATAGAGAGGAAATATTGTTCAGAAACTGTCCCCGCACTGAGGAATGTTGTGGGAATTATACAGTGAGGAGCTGCTGCCCCGTGGCATCTCA AAAGAAATCTACAGATGCAGACAATGAACTACATGCGTCGTCGCTACTACTGATCGGAATTTCATCATCCCTGGTCTTTATCGGAATCATCGCCGTCATATGTTGGCGTTTCGTCTGCATATCTGCCTATAAGGAAGCCAGTGACTCCCACATTCGGTCCCGCGGCCGTGATACCGGGGACCATAGGCTGACGCCGGTCGAGCAAG ATGATAATGTTGATCGTCGTCGTCAGGATCGAAGGCACATGACCACTCGTGCACGTCTTCTTAGCAAACTTCGTGGTGCCCATCGCCATGGACATGGCCGCGATGGACACGAACGCCATGGACATGAACGCCATGGACATGGACACGATGGGCACGGACATGGACACGACGGGCACGGACATGGACACGACGGGCACGGACACGGACATGGACATCATCATCGCGTACATGTGGCAGATGAGTATTCCACGGATTACCATCCTCCGGCATATACCCAAGAAGACACACTGCACCCAGCATCCACTTTAAAGTACTTAGCCCCACCGCCTTACGATGGTACAGCTGCAG aaattGATCCTCCTCCGGCGTACACGATTAACATTACAGAGACAGGCGACACGGAACACACGTGCTCACGTCATGTACACATAAACATCCATCATGGTGAAGAAAATAACGAAAC CTAA
- the LOC138304603 gene encoding uncharacterized protein isoform X1: MASAGTSMVSWIFLSFCLDSVVSDCSYLSMHYDNETGTYREEILFRNCPRTEECCGNYTVRSCCPVASQKKSTDADNELHASSLLLIGISSSLVFIGIIAVICWRFVCISAYKEASDSHIRSRGRDTGDHRLTPVEQDDNVDRRRQDRRHMTTRARLLSKLRGAHRHGHGRDGHERHGHERHGHGHDGHGHGHDGHGHGHDGHGHGHGHHHRVHVADEYSTDYHPPAYTQEDTLHPASTLKYLAPPPYDGTAAEIDPPPAYTINITETGDTEHTCSRHVHINIHHGEENNET, from the exons ATGGCGTCCGCCGGTACCAGTATGGTCTCGTGGATATTCCTTTCCTTCTGTCTCG ATTCAGTTGTTTCTGACTGTTCCTACCTTAGCATGCATTATGACAACGAGACGGGGACATATAGAGAGGAAATATTGTTCAGAAACTGTCCCCGCACTGAGGAATGTTGTGGGAATTATACAGTGAGGAGCTGCTGCCCCGTGGCATCTCA AAAGAAATCTACAGATGCAGACAATGAACTACATGCGTCGTCGCTACTACTGATCGGAATTTCATCATCCCTGGTCTTTATCGGAATCATCGCCGTCATATGTTGGCGTTTCGTCTGCATATCTGCCTATAAGGAAGCCAGTGACTCCCACATTCGGTCCCGCGGCCGTGATACCGGGGACCATAGGCTGACGCCGGTCGAGCAAG ATGATAATGTTGATCGTCGTCGTCAGGATCGAAGGCACATGACCACTCGTGCACGTCTTCTTAGCAAACTTCGTGGTGCCCATCGCCATGGACATGGCCGCGATGGACACGAACGCCATGGACATGAACGCCATGGACATGGACACGATGGGCACGGACATGGACACGACGGGCACGGACATGGACACGACGGGCACGGACACGGACATGGACATCATCATCGCGTACATGTGGCAGATGAGTATTCCACGGATTACCATCCTCCGGCATATACCCAAGAAGACACACTGCACCCAGCATCCACTTTAAAGTACTTAGCCCCACCGCCTTACGATGGTACAGCTGCAG aaattGATCCTCCTCCGGCGTACACGATTAACATTACAGAGACAGGCGACACGGAACACACGTGCTCACGTCATGTACACATAAACATCCATCATGGTGAAGAAAATAACGAAACCTAA